Proteins encoded by one window of Dryocola sp. LX212:
- a CDS encoding FAD-dependent oxidoreductase, translating into MSYPSLFAPLDLGFITLKNRVLMGSMHTGLEEHPDGAERLAAFYAERARHSVALIVTGGVAPSPSGVGVESGAVLNNASQLAHHKVVTDAVHREGGKIALQILHTGRYSYQPHPVAPSAIQAPINRFKPHALSHDEILTLIEEFAQCASLAKEAGYDGVEIMGSEGYLINQFLAARTNQRDDEWGGDYLRRMRFAVEVVRAVRERVGADFIIIYRLSMLDLVEGGGTFDEAVLLAKAVEQAGATLINTGIGWHEARIPTIATTVPRGAFSWVTRKLKGVVSIPLITTNRINDPQTAEAILAAGDADMVSMARPFLADAELVSKAQQGREDEINTCIGCNQACLDQIFVGKVTSCLVNPRACHETKMPIVPAQKSKNLAVVGAGPAGLAFAVNAAARGHKVTLFDAAAEIGGQFNIAKQIPGKEEFYETLRYYRRMLALTGVDVRLNQYVTAPMLAAFDEVILACGIVPRMPPIEGINHEKVLSYVDVLREKAPVGKRVAIIGAGGIGFDAAMYLSQQGESTSQNIAEFCVEWGIDTSLQNAGGLRPEGVHLSKSPRQIMMLQRKTSKPGENLGKTTGWIHRTTLLARGVKMLAGVSYERIDDAGLHITVDGEPQLLEVDNVVICAGQDPRRELAEPLREQGKPLHLIGGADVAMELDARRAIAQGTRLALEI; encoded by the coding sequence ATGAGCTATCCGTCGCTGTTCGCCCCGCTAGATCTCGGCTTTATCACCCTGAAAAATCGCGTGCTGATGGGTTCCATGCACACCGGCCTTGAAGAGCACCCGGACGGTGCCGAGCGGCTGGCGGCGTTTTATGCCGAGCGCGCCCGGCACAGCGTGGCGCTGATTGTTACCGGCGGCGTTGCCCCCTCACCTTCCGGCGTTGGCGTGGAGAGCGGCGCGGTGCTGAACAATGCCAGCCAGCTTGCCCATCACAAAGTGGTAACGGACGCGGTTCACCGTGAAGGCGGCAAAATCGCGCTGCAAATCCTGCATACCGGACGCTACAGCTACCAGCCACATCCTGTCGCTCCCTCGGCTATTCAGGCGCCGATCAACCGCTTTAAGCCCCATGCGCTGAGCCACGACGAGATCCTGACACTTATCGAAGAATTCGCCCAGTGCGCCAGCCTCGCCAAAGAGGCCGGGTACGACGGCGTGGAGATCATGGGCTCCGAAGGCTATCTGATTAACCAGTTTCTGGCCGCCCGCACCAACCAGCGGGATGACGAATGGGGCGGCGACTATTTACGCCGCATGCGCTTTGCCGTGGAAGTTGTCCGGGCGGTGCGTGAAAGAGTAGGCGCTGATTTCATCATTATTTATCGCCTTTCTATGCTCGACCTGGTCGAAGGGGGCGGCACGTTCGATGAAGCAGTCCTGCTGGCGAAGGCCGTTGAGCAAGCCGGGGCTACGCTGATTAACACCGGCATCGGCTGGCACGAAGCGCGCATTCCAACCATCGCCACAACGGTTCCTCGCGGTGCGTTCAGCTGGGTGACGCGCAAGCTCAAAGGCGTAGTTTCCATCCCCTTGATTACCACAAACCGTATTAACGATCCGCAGACCGCCGAAGCGATCCTCGCGGCTGGCGATGCGGATATGGTGTCGATGGCGCGTCCGTTCCTGGCGGATGCCGAGCTGGTGTCGAAGGCGCAGCAGGGTCGCGAAGACGAAATTAATACCTGCATCGGCTGCAACCAGGCGTGCCTGGACCAAATCTTCGTCGGTAAGGTGACCTCCTGCCTGGTCAACCCCCGTGCCTGCCATGAAACCAAAATGCCCATTGTGCCTGCACAGAAAAGTAAAAACCTGGCGGTGGTCGGCGCAGGCCCTGCAGGGCTGGCATTTGCGGTTAACGCGGCGGCTCGGGGACACAAGGTCACGCTGTTTGACGCGGCGGCAGAAATCGGCGGCCAGTTTAATATCGCCAAACAGATACCCGGCAAAGAAGAGTTTTACGAAACGCTGCGCTATTACCGCCGCATGCTGGCCCTGACCGGTGTGGACGTTCGCTTGAACCAGTACGTTACGGCCCCCATGCTGGCAGCGTTCGATGAGGTGATTCTGGCCTGCGGCATCGTCCCGCGCATGCCGCCGATTGAGGGGATTAATCATGAAAAAGTCCTGAGCTATGTCGATGTGCTGCGGGAAAAGGCTCCGGTCGGCAAACGCGTCGCCATTATCGGCGCGGGCGGCATTGGCTTTGACGCGGCGATGTATCTCAGCCAGCAGGGGGAGTCCACCAGCCAGAATATCGCCGAGTTCTGCGTGGAATGGGGGATTGATACCAGCCTGCAAAACGCGGGCGGCCTGCGCCCGGAGGGCGTGCATCTGTCCAAAAGCCCGCGCCAGATAATGATGCTGCAGCGCAAAACCAGCAAGCCGGGCGAAAATCTTGGCAAAACAACGGGGTGGATACATCGCACCACCCTGCTGGCGCGCGGCGTGAAAATGCTGGCGGGCGTCAGCTACGAGCGCATTGACGATGCAGGGCTGCACATTACCGTGGATGGCGAACCCCAGCTGCTGGAAGTGGATAACGTGGTTATCTGCGCAGGTCAGGATCCGCGCCGCGAATTAGCCGAGCCGCTGCGCGAGCAGGGTAAACCGTTGCATCTGATTGGCGGTGCGGATGTGGCGATGGAGCTGGACGCCCGGCGCGCGATTGCGCAGGGCACCCGTTTAGCGCTGGAGATTTAG
- the rlmG gene encoding 23S rRNA (guanine(1835)-N(2))-methyltransferase RlmG, whose translation MSQSDNGFRSLTLKRFPETDDVNPLQAWEAADDYLLQQLDDTEISGPVLIFNDTFGTLATVLAEHKPYSISDSYLSELATRQNLSLNDIIESNVTFLDSTANYPDAPGVVLIKVPKTLALLEQQLRALRKVVTPETRIIAGAKARDIHNSTLELFEKILGPTTTTLAWKKARLINGTFTNPELKDAPETLSWKLAGTPWTIHNHANVFSRTGLDIGARFFIENLPTGLEGEIVDLGCGNGVVGLHLLDQNPEANVVFVDESPMAVASSRMNVEVNMPENLDRCEFMINNALSGVEPYRFNTILCNPPFHQQHALTDQVAWEMFHHARRCLVNNGALYIVANRHLDYFRKLKKIFGNCETIIGNNKFVVLKAVKLGRTR comes from the coding sequence ATGAGCCAATCAGACAACGGTTTCCGTTCACTGACACTAAAACGTTTCCCGGAAACGGACGACGTCAACCCGCTGCAGGCGTGGGAAGCGGCGGATGACTATCTGCTGCAACAGCTGGACGACACCGAAATCAGCGGCCCGGTCCTGATTTTTAACGACACCTTCGGCACGCTGGCCACCGTGCTTGCCGAGCACAAGCCGTACAGCATCAGCGACTCCTACCTGAGCGAGCTGGCCACCCGCCAGAACCTGAGCCTGAACGACATTATTGAATCAAATGTCACCTTCCTGGACAGCACGGCTAACTACCCGGATGCCCCAGGCGTGGTGCTGATCAAAGTGCCGAAAACGCTGGCGCTGCTGGAACAACAGCTGCGCGCGCTGCGTAAAGTTGTGACGCCTGAAACCCGTATTATTGCCGGTGCCAAAGCGCGTGATATCCACAACTCGACGCTTGAGCTGTTCGAAAAAATTCTCGGCCCAACCACCACCACACTGGCCTGGAAAAAGGCGCGCCTGATCAATGGCACCTTTACGAATCCAGAGCTGAAAGATGCCCCGGAAACCCTTAGCTGGAAGCTGGCAGGCACGCCGTGGACGATTCACAACCACGCCAACGTCTTCTCCCGCACGGGCCTGGACATCGGCGCGCGTTTCTTCATCGAAAACCTGCCGACCGGTCTGGAAGGTGAGATTGTCGATCTGGGCTGCGGCAACGGCGTGGTCGGTCTTCACCTGCTGGACCAGAACCCGGAAGCGAACGTGGTGTTCGTGGATGAATCCCCGATGGCGGTGGCGTCAAGCCGCATGAACGTTGAAGTAAACATGCCGGAAAACCTCGATCGCTGCGAGTTCATGATCAACAACGCGCTGTCCGGCGTGGAGCCTTACCGCTTCAATACCATTCTGTGCAACCCGCCGTTTCACCAGCAGCACGCGCTGACCGATCAGGTGGCGTGGGAGATGTTTCACCATGCGCGCCGCTGCCTTGTAAACAATGGCGCGCTGTACATCGTGGCTAACCGTCACCTGGACTACTTCCGCAAGCTGAAAAAAATCTTTGGCAACTGCGAAACGATTATCGGTAATAATAAGTTTGTTGTGCTTAAAGCGGTGAAGTTAGGCCGCACCCGCTAA
- a CDS encoding dihydroxyacetone kinase subunit DhaK yields MSRFFYNDRKQLVNDAIEGVIISSRFRNLTRLDIDPAIRVVVRNDWDKSKVAIISGGGSGHEPAHVGFVGKGMLTAAVCGDLFASPSVDAVLNAIVAVTGDRGCLLIVKNYTGDRLNFGLAAEKAKKHGLKVEMVIVGDDISLPDNKQPRGIAGTALVHKIAGYAAEKSKSLSDVKAIAQEACDNIASIGVAMQTCNLPGSDEEEGRIKGGHVELGLGIHGEPGASTVDTQNSKEIIAALVKPLRKKTGKEAKLAVLVNNLGGVSSLEMALLTKELAHSALKDQLEYLIGPAPLVSALDMKGFSLSAIVLNDKFIKALQADVETAGWQPLVKLQTMPLQKHKVLSKSGEPKASENEAAKALVASITKTLIDQESHLNALDAKVGDGDTGSTFAEGARDIAQLNDKGKLPLNDTAALLELVGERLATVMGGSSGVLMSIFFTAAGQKVSEKKPLPESLLFGLEQMKRYGGADLGDRTLIDALQPALEALQSKDLKAAAKAAAKGADDTAKMQKANAGRSSYVNSNSLDGVKDPGAVAVAEVFKNL; encoded by the coding sequence ATGTCCAGATTCTTCTATAACGACCGCAAACAGCTGGTCAACGACGCCATTGAAGGCGTTATCATCAGTTCCCGATTCCGCAATCTGACGCGGCTGGATATCGACCCGGCCATCCGCGTGGTCGTCCGCAACGACTGGGACAAAAGCAAAGTGGCGATTATTTCCGGCGGCGGCTCCGGCCATGAACCTGCTCACGTCGGCTTTGTAGGCAAAGGGATGCTGACCGCTGCGGTATGTGGTGATCTGTTCGCCTCGCCGAGCGTGGACGCGGTGCTGAACGCGATAGTGGCGGTAACCGGCGACCGGGGCTGCCTGCTGATTGTGAAAAACTACACCGGCGACCGCCTGAACTTCGGCCTCGCGGCGGAAAAAGCGAAAAAGCACGGCCTGAAGGTCGAGATGGTGATTGTCGGCGACGACATCTCGCTGCCGGACAACAAGCAGCCGCGCGGCATCGCCGGAACGGCGCTGGTGCATAAAATTGCGGGCTACGCCGCAGAAAAGAGCAAGTCCCTCAGCGACGTTAAAGCCATTGCGCAGGAAGCCTGCGACAACATCGCCAGCATCGGCGTGGCTATGCAGACCTGCAACCTGCCGGGCAGCGACGAAGAAGAAGGGCGCATCAAAGGCGGCCACGTCGAGCTGGGGCTGGGCATCCACGGGGAGCCGGGGGCCAGCACGGTCGACACGCAGAACAGCAAAGAGATTATCGCCGCGCTGGTGAAGCCGCTGCGTAAAAAGACGGGCAAAGAGGCGAAGCTGGCGGTGCTGGTCAATAACCTCGGCGGTGTGTCATCGCTGGAGATGGCGCTGCTGACCAAAGAGCTGGCGCACTCCGCGCTGAAAGATCAGCTGGAGTACCTGATTGGCCCCGCGCCGCTGGTGAGCGCGCTGGACATGAAAGGCTTCTCTCTTTCGGCCATCGTGCTGAACGACAAATTTATCAAAGCGTTGCAGGCGGATGTAGAGACGGCAGGCTGGCAGCCGCTGGTTAAACTCCAGACCATGCCGCTGCAGAAACACAAGGTGCTTAGCAAAAGCGGGGAGCCGAAAGCCTCTGAAAATGAAGCTGCGAAGGCGCTGGTGGCGAGCATAACCAAAACGCTTATCGACCAGGAGAGCCACCTCAACGCGCTGGATGCGAAGGTGGGCGACGGCGACACGGGGTCGACGTTTGCGGAAGGGGCGCGCGATATCGCGCAGCTCAACGACAAGGGCAAACTGCCGCTGAACGACACGGCGGCGCTGCTGGAGCTGGTGGGTGAACGGCTGGCAACGGTGATGGGCGGCTCGAGCGGCGTGCTGATGTCCATCTTCTTCACCGCCGCCGGGCAGAAGGTGAGCGAGAAGAAACCGCTGCCGGAGTCCCTGCTGTTCGGGCTGGAGCAGATGAAGCGTTATGGCGGAGCGGACCTGGGAGACAGAACGTTAATCGATGCGCTGCAGCCGGCGCTGGAAGCGTTGCAGAGTAAAGACCTGAAGGCTGCCGCGAAGGCCGCAGCAAAAGGTGCGGACGACACCGCGAAGATGCAGAAAGCAAACGCGGGCCGCTCGTCGTACGTGAACAGCAACAGCCTGGACGGAGTGAAAGATCCTGGCGCGGTAGCCGTGGCTGAAGTTTTCAAAAACTTGTAG
- a CDS encoding helicase HerA-like C-terminal domain-containing protein produces MTAPLLIARTTETELNLLPNMANRHGLITGATGTGKTVTLQKLAESFSEIGVPVFMADVKGDLTGVAEEGAESEKLLARLNKIGVSGWSPHGNPVVLWDIFGEKGHPVRATVSDLGPLLLSRLLNLNDVQSGVLQIIFRIADDQGLLLLDFKDLRAATQYIGDNAKSFQNQYGNISSASVGAIQRGLLQLEQQGAEYFFGEPMLDIKDWMRTDASGKGIINILSAEKLYQMPKLYAASLLWMLSEVYEQLPEAGDQDKPKLVFFFDEAHLLFNDAPQVLLDKIEQVIRLIRSKGVGVYFVSQNPSDIPDTVLGQLGNRVQHALRAFTPKDQKAVKTAAQTMRANPAFDTEKAIQELGTGEALVSFLDEKGSPTMVERAMVIAPCSRMGPVTDDERNGLLNHSPLYGKYDETVDRESAYERLQKGVQAAGEKQDAPPAKGAAVAVDDGIIGGLKDILFGTTGPRGGKKDGVVQTMAKSAARQVTNQIIRGVLGSIMGGRKR; encoded by the coding sequence ATGACCGCGCCACTGCTGATTGCCCGCACCACAGAAACTGAACTTAACCTGCTGCCGAATATGGCCAACCGCCATGGGCTGATCACCGGTGCAACCGGCACGGGTAAGACCGTCACGCTGCAGAAGCTGGCGGAATCCTTCTCTGAAATCGGCGTGCCGGTGTTTATGGCGGACGTAAAAGGCGATCTGACCGGCGTTGCTGAAGAGGGCGCTGAGTCGGAAAAACTGCTCGCCAGGCTCAATAAAATCGGCGTTTCGGGCTGGTCACCGCACGGCAACCCGGTGGTACTGTGGGACATCTTCGGTGAGAAAGGCCACCCGGTGCGTGCAACGGTGTCGGACCTCGGGCCGCTGTTGCTTTCCCGCCTGCTTAATCTGAACGACGTGCAGTCCGGCGTGCTGCAAATCATCTTCCGCATCGCGGACGACCAGGGCCTGTTACTGCTGGACTTCAAAGATCTGCGCGCCGCCACGCAGTATATCGGCGACAACGCGAAATCCTTCCAGAACCAGTACGGCAACATCAGCAGCGCCTCCGTGGGGGCTATCCAGCGCGGGCTGCTCCAGCTTGAGCAGCAGGGGGCGGAATACTTCTTCGGCGAGCCGATGCTGGACATTAAAGACTGGATGCGCACCGATGCCAGCGGCAAGGGCATCATTAATATCCTTTCCGCGGAGAAGCTTTACCAGATGCCGAAGCTTTACGCCGCCAGCCTGCTGTGGATGCTCTCCGAGGTTTACGAACAGCTGCCGGAAGCGGGCGACCAGGACAAACCTAAGCTGGTGTTCTTCTTTGATGAGGCCCACCTGCTGTTTAACGATGCTCCACAGGTGCTGCTGGATAAAATCGAGCAGGTCATCCGCCTGATCCGTTCCAAAGGCGTGGGCGTTTACTTCGTTTCCCAGAACCCGTCGGATATTCCGGATACGGTGCTCGGCCAGCTGGGTAACCGCGTGCAGCATGCCCTGCGCGCCTTTACGCCAAAAGATCAGAAGGCCGTTAAAACCGCCGCCCAAACCATGCGGGCGAACCCGGCGTTCGACACCGAAAAAGCCATTCAGGAGCTGGGCACAGGCGAAGCGCTGGTCTCCTTCCTGGATGAAAAGGGCAGCCCGACGATGGTCGAGCGCGCCATGGTTATCGCGCCCTGCTCACGCATGGGGCCGGTCACGGACGACGAACGTAATGGCTTGCTGAACCACTCGCCGCTGTACGGGAAGTACGACGAGACGGTGGACAGGGAGTCGGCCTACGAGCGCCTGCAAAAAGGCGTCCAGGCGGCGGGTGAAAAGCAGGACGCCCCTCCGGCGAAAGGCGCAGCGGTTGCGGTAGACGACGGCATCATCGGCGGGCTGAAAGACATTCTCTTCGGCACCACCGGCCCGCGTGGCGGCAAGAAAGACGGCGTGGTGCAGACCATGGCGAAGAGCGCCGCCCGCCAGGTCACCAACCAGATTATCCGCGGCGTGCTCGGCAGCATTATGGGCGGCCGCAAACGTTAG
- a CDS encoding M48 family metallopeptidase gives MSELTYLSGYPEHLLAQVRTLIAEQRLGEVLQKRYPRSHNIATDKALYSYTQDLKSQYLRNAPPINKVAYDNKIHVLNNALGLHTAISRVQGGKLKAKAEIRVATVFRQAPEAFLRMIVVHELAHLKEKDHNKQFYSLCCHMEPQYHQLEFDTRLWLTEMALKGSGG, from the coding sequence ATGAGTGAACTGACTTACTTAAGCGGCTACCCCGAGCACCTGCTCGCCCAGGTTCGTACGCTAATTGCGGAGCAACGTCTCGGCGAGGTGCTGCAAAAGCGCTATCCCCGCAGCCACAACATCGCTACCGACAAAGCGCTCTATTCCTATACCCAGGATCTGAAAAGTCAGTACCTGCGCAACGCGCCGCCGATCAATAAGGTCGCCTACGACAATAAAATTCACGTCCTGAATAATGCGCTGGGGTTACACACCGCCATTTCCCGCGTGCAGGGCGGTAAGCTCAAAGCGAAAGCAGAGATCCGCGTAGCAACGGTGTTCCGCCAGGCGCCCGAAGCGTTTTTGCGGATGATCGTGGTGCATGAGCTGGCGCACCTGAAAGAGAAGGATCACAACAAACAGTTTTATTCGCTGTGCTGCCATATGGAACCGCAGTACCACCAGCTGGAGTTTGATACGCGCTTGTGGTTGACCGAGATGGCGCTAAAAGGATCCGGTGGATGA
- a CDS encoding NAD(P)-dependent alcohol dehydrogenase, whose translation MSIIKSYAAAQAGAELELHEFDAGELLPEDVEVKVEYCGVCHSDLSMIDNEWGFSQYPLVPGHEVIGRVHALGSAAQDKGLKVGQRVGIGWTARSCGHCDACISGNQVNCQEGSVPTIMNRGGFADKIRANWQWAIPLPESIDIESAGPLLCGGITVFKPLLMHHVTATSRVGVIGIGGLGHIAIKLLHAMGCEVTAFSSNPSKKEEVLKMGADKVVNSRDPEALNALAGQFDLIINTVNVDLDWMPYFQALAYGGNFHSVGAVMKPFQVPAFTLISGDRSISGSATGSPHELRSLMKLAGRAKVQPQIELFPMSKIKEAIQHVRDGKARYRVVLKADF comes from the coding sequence ATGTCCATTATTAAAAGTTACGCGGCAGCGCAGGCCGGTGCCGAACTGGAACTTCATGAGTTCGACGCAGGCGAACTGCTGCCAGAGGACGTTGAAGTCAAGGTGGAGTACTGCGGTGTCTGCCACTCCGATCTGTCGATGATCGATAACGAATGGGGCTTCTCCCAGTATCCGCTGGTGCCGGGCCACGAGGTGATTGGCCGCGTGCATGCGCTGGGCAGCGCCGCACAGGATAAGGGGCTGAAGGTCGGGCAGCGCGTGGGTATTGGCTGGACGGCGCGCAGCTGCGGGCACTGCGATGCCTGTATCAGCGGTAACCAGGTTAACTGCCAGGAAGGCAGCGTGCCGACAATCATGAACCGCGGTGGCTTCGCCGATAAAATCCGCGCCAACTGGCAGTGGGCCATTCCGCTGCCGGAATCCATTGATATCGAATCCGCCGGTCCGCTGCTGTGCGGCGGCATTACCGTGTTCAAACCGCTGCTGATGCACCACGTTACCGCCACCAGCCGCGTGGGCGTGATTGGTATCGGCGGGCTGGGGCACATCGCCATCAAGCTGCTGCACGCCATGGGCTGCGAGGTGACGGCGTTCAGCTCTAATCCTTCCAAAAAAGAAGAAGTGCTGAAGATGGGCGCGGATAAAGTGGTGAACAGCCGCGATCCGGAAGCGTTAAACGCGCTGGCGGGCCAGTTCGACCTGATCATCAACACCGTTAACGTCGATTTAGACTGGATGCCGTACTTCCAGGCGCTGGCCTACGGCGGCAACTTCCACAGCGTCGGCGCGGTGATGAAGCCGTTCCAGGTGCCTGCCTTTACGCTGATCTCCGGCGACCGCAGCATCTCCGGCTCGGCAACCGGCTCCCCGCACGAGCTGCGTTCGCTGATGAAGCTGGCGGGCCGCGCGAAGGTGCAGCCGCAGATCGAGCTGTTCCCGATGTCGAAAATCAAAGAGGCGATTCAGCACGTGCGTGACGGCAAGGCGCGTTACCGCGTGGTGTTAAAAGCGGATTTTTGA
- a CDS encoding Gfo/Idh/MocA family protein: MIRFAVVGTNWITRQFVDAAHESGHYKLTAVYSRTLEQAQTFASDYMVEHLFTDLEAMAKSDAIDAVYIASPNALHAQQSILFLSNKKHVICEKPLASNIHEVEAAIACARENQVVLFEAFKTASLPNFIALQQALPKVGKVRKVLLNYCQYSSRYQRYLNGENPNTFNPAWSNGSIMDIGFYVLASAVALWGQPHSVHATASLLESGVDAHGSVQMNYGDFDVNLLHSKVSDSAIPSEIQGEEGSLVIDKISECQRITFVPRGGTPQDLSQPQHINTMLYEAETFARLVTANEVNHPGLVTSRITSALATEIRAQTGVKFPADDDLASATA, from the coding sequence ATGATCAGATTCGCCGTGGTTGGAACAAACTGGATCACCCGTCAGTTCGTTGATGCCGCCCACGAAAGTGGCCACTACAAACTCACCGCCGTTTATTCCCGTACTCTTGAACAGGCCCAGACCTTTGCCAGTGACTATATGGTGGAACATCTGTTTACCGATCTGGAGGCGATGGCAAAAAGCGATGCTATTGATGCGGTGTATATTGCCAGCCCGAACGCCCTGCACGCGCAGCAAAGCATTCTCTTCTTAAGCAACAAAAAGCACGTGATATGCGAAAAGCCGCTCGCGTCTAACATTCATGAGGTGGAGGCGGCCATAGCCTGCGCGCGTGAAAATCAGGTCGTCCTTTTCGAAGCGTTCAAAACCGCCAGCCTGCCAAATTTTATCGCCCTGCAACAGGCGCTGCCGAAGGTGGGCAAAGTTCGCAAGGTGCTGCTCAACTACTGCCAGTATTCCTCCCGCTACCAGCGCTATCTGAACGGCGAGAATCCGAACACCTTTAATCCTGCCTGGTCGAACGGCTCGATTATGGATATCGGCTTTTACGTGCTGGCCTCCGCCGTAGCACTATGGGGCCAACCGCACTCGGTACACGCCACCGCAAGCCTGCTGGAAAGCGGCGTCGACGCTCACGGTTCAGTGCAGATGAACTATGGCGATTTTGACGTGAACCTGCTGCACTCCAAGGTCAGCGACTCGGCGATCCCTAGCGAAATTCAGGGCGAAGAAGGTTCGCTGGTTATCGATAAAATCTCCGAATGCCAGCGCATTACCTTCGTGCCGCGCGGCGGCACGCCGCAGGATCTTTCGCAACCGCAGCACATCAATACTATGCTTTACGAAGCCGAAACGTTCGCCCGTCTGGTGACGGCAAACGAAGTGAATCACCCAGGACTTGTGACTTCGCGCATCACTTCTGCGTTAGCCACGGAAATCCGGGCGCAGACCGGGGTGAAGTTCCCGGCAGACGATGACCTGGCGTCCGCCACGGCGTAA